Proteins encoded together in one Planctomyces sp. SH-PL14 window:
- a CDS encoding sugar ABC transporter ATP-binding protein, with the protein MQPRIEVRNIVKKYPGVVALGGVSFDVRPGEFHAICGENGAGKSTLMKILSGVITDYEGEILLHGQPARFTGTRDAEAAGISIIHQELNLVEQLTAAANIFLGREKRGTFGLLDDRAMEREAQTLFDQLECEINPRQRVSELRVGDQQLVEIAKALSMKAEVVIMDEPTSALTESEVERLFRVIAKLRQNGVTILYISHKMEEVFRLSERITIIRDGKLVKTVDRTAVTPNDICRLMVGREIDNLDLSAGRQPANVVLEVKNLSLPWPGHSRRWRLENVNFTLREGEVVGIAGLMGAGRTELLECLFGASPQAPQGEIRLRGKPVSFGHPSDAKKAGIAMVTEDRKRLGLFSRMTVRENITICKLNEAVVGGFVSGRREQALSRDSIDRLGVKTAGTEAAITGLSGGNQQKCIIARWLRTNPSVLLLDDPTRGVDVGAKAELYRTIDKLCREGMAIIVTSSELPELLTLCDRILVLAEGRMTGELSRPEFSEHRIIELATMQRNGHAAAQVG; encoded by the coding sequence ATGCAACCGCGCATCGAAGTCCGAAACATCGTCAAAAAGTACCCCGGCGTCGTCGCGCTCGGAGGTGTCTCCTTCGATGTCCGACCCGGAGAGTTCCACGCCATCTGCGGCGAAAACGGCGCGGGCAAAAGCACCCTGATGAAAATCCTCTCGGGAGTCATCACCGACTACGAGGGCGAAATCCTCCTCCACGGACAACCCGCCCGCTTCACCGGCACACGCGACGCCGAAGCCGCCGGCATCAGCATCATCCACCAGGAACTCAACCTCGTCGAACAACTCACCGCCGCCGCCAACATCTTCCTCGGCCGCGAAAAACGCGGCACCTTCGGCCTCCTCGACGACCGGGCCATGGAACGCGAGGCCCAGACCCTCTTCGACCAGCTCGAGTGCGAGATCAACCCCCGCCAGCGCGTCTCAGAGTTGCGCGTCGGCGACCAGCAGCTGGTCGAGATCGCCAAGGCCCTCTCCATGAAGGCCGAAGTCGTCATCATGGACGAGCCGACCAGCGCCCTGACCGAGTCGGAAGTCGAACGCCTCTTCCGCGTCATCGCCAAGCTCCGCCAGAACGGCGTCACCATCCTCTACATCTCCCACAAGATGGAAGAGGTGTTCCGCCTCTCGGAACGCATCACCATCATCCGCGACGGCAAGCTGGTCAAAACCGTGGACCGCACCGCCGTCACCCCCAATGACATCTGCCGCCTCATGGTCGGCCGGGAAATCGATAACCTCGACCTCTCCGCCGGACGGCAACCCGCCAACGTCGTCCTCGAAGTCAAAAACCTCTCGCTCCCCTGGCCCGGACACTCCCGCCGCTGGCGGCTCGAAAACGTCAACTTCACGCTCCGGGAAGGGGAAGTCGTCGGGATCGCCGGCCTGATGGGAGCGGGCCGCACAGAACTCCTGGAGTGCCTGTTCGGTGCCAGCCCCCAGGCGCCGCAGGGGGAAATCCGCCTGCGGGGGAAACCGGTTTCCTTCGGCCACCCCTCCGATGCCAAGAAGGCCGGAATCGCCATGGTGACCGAGGACCGCAAACGGCTGGGACTCTTCTCCCGGATGACCGTCCGGGAAAACATCACGATCTGCAAATTGAATGAAGCGGTCGTGGGGGGATTCGTCTCCGGCCGCCGCGAACAGGCCCTCTCCCGGGACTCGATTGATCGCCTGGGAGTCAAGACGGCAGGCACGGAAGCGGCGATTACCGGGCTGAGCGGCGGGAACCAGCAGAAATGCATCATCGCCCGCTGGCTGCGGACGAACCCGAGCGTCCTGCTCCTGGACGACCCGACACGCGGCGTCGACGTGGGGGCCAAGGCGGAACTCTACCGGACGATCGACAAGCTCTGCCGGGAAGGAATGGCGATCATCGTCACCTCCAGCGAGCTTCCGGAGCTGCTGACGCTCTGCGACCGGATCCTGGTGCTGGCGGAGGGGCGAATGACCGGCGAACTCTCACGCCCGGAGTTCAGCGAGCACCGGATCATCGAGCTGGCGACGATGCAGCGGAACGGGCACGCCGCCGCTCAGGTGGGCTGA
- a CDS encoding pilus assembly protein TadG-related protein, with protein sequence MTPHLSARSGRPGSVSSRDGKILVLMALLLPGMFGVAAIILDGGMLMLDARSGQHATDAAATAAALDTLLGTGNPTQTAADYVHSINGLGDATVTVHSPPTTGRYAGQTGYVEVTAARTRASRFAQAAGMSRTLAYKSRSVAGLENATGPAAIMILDPQPPQVNLGVLPLGLPSITPLLGGLEVLGLGAARVNGAIIVNNRWGGFDENGDRCGVQDLLRHACSCTPLLPLTRIKATDVYVVGGVDHPMAYGPLVTGDPSPLRANRRPVLDPYRNLPVPTTSADPVNVKNTYYGGVTVLNLPLLQPPTVLQPGVYDWIQVVAGNVVFQPGVYIIRGKNPVTQIGLSVLVGTVKAEGVMFYFTNSAGYAANSGSPDSGDGETAPVGPNVLTLLPSAVLNVGLLGSKYSPLNSPSSPFHGMMIYQRRQDRRPILILNIDLLLGSDFSGNVYAKWGNAILAGVGTYRSAFCVGSLRILDVLDCRIEPLQYLPAAKEVFLVE encoded by the coding sequence ATGACACCGCACCTCTCCGCTCGATCCGGACGTCCTGGCTCGGTTTCCTCGCGGGATGGGAAGATCCTCGTCCTGATGGCGCTGCTCCTGCCGGGGATGTTCGGCGTCGCGGCGATCATTCTCGACGGCGGGATGCTGATGCTCGACGCCCGGAGCGGGCAGCACGCGACCGATGCCGCCGCGACCGCCGCGGCCCTGGACACGCTGCTCGGGACGGGCAATCCGACACAGACCGCCGCCGATTACGTCCACTCGATCAACGGCCTCGGCGACGCCACCGTCACCGTCCACTCCCCGCCGACGACGGGACGCTATGCGGGCCAGACCGGATACGTGGAAGTCACCGCCGCCCGGACCCGCGCGTCCCGCTTTGCCCAGGCGGCCGGGATGTCCCGGACGCTCGCTTACAAGAGCCGCTCGGTTGCGGGCCTCGAGAACGCGACCGGCCCGGCGGCGATCATGATCCTCGATCCGCAGCCGCCGCAGGTGAACCTGGGAGTCCTGCCGCTCGGCCTGCCGTCGATCACTCCGCTGCTGGGGGGGCTGGAGGTGCTCGGCCTTGGGGCGGCGCGGGTCAACGGGGCGATCATCGTCAACAACAGGTGGGGCGGCTTTGACGAGAACGGCGATCGGTGCGGCGTGCAGGATCTGCTGCGGCACGCCTGTTCGTGCACGCCGCTTCTGCCGCTGACGCGGATCAAGGCAACCGACGTCTACGTGGTGGGAGGGGTCGATCATCCGATGGCTTACGGTCCGCTCGTCACGGGCGATCCTTCGCCGCTGCGGGCGAACCGGAGGCCGGTCCTCGATCCGTACCGGAACCTGCCGGTCCCGACGACGTCGGCCGATCCGGTCAACGTGAAGAACACCTATTACGGCGGGGTCACGGTCCTGAACCTGCCGCTGCTCCAGCCGCCGACGGTGCTGCAGCCGGGGGTGTATGACTGGATCCAGGTCGTGGCGGGGAACGTGGTCTTTCAGCCGGGGGTCTACATCATCCGCGGGAAGAACCCGGTGACGCAGATCGGGCTGTCGGTCCTGGTGGGAACCGTGAAGGCGGAGGGGGTGATGTTCTACTTCACGAACTCGGCCGGGTATGCCGCCAACAGTGGCAGTCCGGACTCGGGCGATGGCGAGACCGCTCCGGTGGGTCCGAACGTTCTGACGCTGTTGCCGAGTGCGGTGCTGAACGTGGGTCTGCTGGGGAGCAAGTATTCGCCCTTGAACTCACCGAGCAGTCCGTTTCACGGGATGATGATCTATCAGCGGCGGCAGGATCGGCGGCCGATTCTGATTCTCAACATCGATCTGCTGTTGGGGTCGGACTTCTCCGGGAACGTGTATGCCAAGTGGGGGAACGCGATTCTGGCGGGGGTGGGGACGTACCGTTCGGCGTTTTGTGTGGGGAGTTTGCGGATCCTGGATGTGCTCGATTGCCGGATTGAGCCGTTGCAGTATCTGCCGGCGGCGAAGGAAGTGTTCCTGGTCGAGTAA
- a CDS encoding TadE/TadG family type IV pilus assembly protein produces MRPVRPRSPHSRRHGVAAVEAAVVLTTFLVVLFALFDVAVASARSNALSESACRAARTAIVRGKKSPAATRLGPTAWSGTAAGSHVISQAIRPLLITMPPGQVQVRLTWPDGGNAIGQRVRVEVSYRQQNSVPFVFGSAPWPLHASSTMRIVH; encoded by the coding sequence ATGCGTCCTGTCCGTCCTCGATCGCCGCACTCGCGCCGCCACGGTGTCGCCGCCGTCGAAGCCGCCGTCGTCCTCACGACGTTCCTTGTCGTCCTGTTCGCCCTGTTCGACGTCGCCGTCGCCTCCGCGCGGTCCAACGCCCTCTCCGAGTCCGCGTGTCGCGCGGCCCGTACGGCGATCGTCCGCGGCAAGAAGAGTCCCGCGGCCACCCGGCTCGGTCCGACGGCCTGGTCGGGGACCGCCGCCGGCAGCCACGTCATCAGTCAGGCGATCCGCCCCCTGCTCATCACGATGCCCCCCGGCCAGGTCCAGGTCCGCCTGACGTGGCCTGACGGGGGGAACGCCATTGGACAGCGGGTACGGGTCGAGGTGAGCTACCGGCAGCAGAACAGCGTCCCGTTCGTCTTCGGCTCCGCTCCGTGGCCGCTTCACGCCTCCTCGACGATGCGGATTGTGCATTGA
- a CDS encoding TadE/TadG family type IV pilus assembly protein, with protein sequence MSRRIPHPRPARRGATAVEMAIVLPVLLTIAFACLDYARVLRGKIILANAARVGAEYGATHRFVDDTRTAWEAAIRTAAHEEGATIPGYTPAGFGVAIQTTTEASGTVRVRVSAAMSFHTLVRWPGIPATIALQHAVATRQYQ encoded by the coding sequence ATGTCCCGACGCATTCCACATCCCCGCCCAGCCCGCCGCGGCGCGACGGCCGTCGAGATGGCGATCGTCCTGCCGGTGCTGCTGACGATTGCCTTTGCGTGCCTCGATTACGCACGGGTCCTTCGGGGGAAGATCATCCTGGCCAACGCGGCCCGCGTCGGGGCGGAATACGGGGCGACACACCGGTTCGTCGACGACACCCGGACCGCGTGGGAAGCCGCGATCCGGACCGCCGCTCACGAAGAGGGGGCCACGATCCCCGGCTACACGCCGGCCGGATTCGGCGTCGCGATCCAGACCACCACGGAGGCGTCGGGGACGGTCCGGGTCCGGGTCTCGGCCGCCATGAGCTTTCACACGCTGGTCCGCTGGCCGGGGATCCCGGCAACGATCGCGCTCCAGCACGCGGTCGCCACGCGGCAGTACCAGTAG
- a CDS encoding type II secretion system F family protein produces MDLSLSLSLALVFFSVTGMVLALSRLVSSSDSRVDARIDGVTGNPAMDRTIVKQLHREQSAGWAFLAQITSYLLPRKAEQRTRFHQDLIRAGYESPSASVVFLLMQIVATVVLATAAGIGAGSRGFSSTDSLLAAVMAACGGYLLPRLWLRRRTRARQRVLKRSLPDFLDLTVTCLQGGMIFDAAIQRVSKELEPAHPLLSYELGRVRQEIELGSTADRALLTLAERTNLDAIRSLALVCQQSRRLGTKLVSALRVHSDTLRDRRESDAEESAQKAAVKILLPTLLCLFPCVFVILAGPAAIQITEEFGKARAEESRDAEE; encoded by the coding sequence ATGGACCTTTCCCTCTCACTCTCGCTCGCTCTCGTCTTCTTCAGCGTGACCGGTATGGTCCTGGCGCTGAGCCGGCTGGTGTCATCGTCGGATTCCCGTGTCGACGCCCGAATCGACGGCGTCACCGGGAATCCGGCGATGGACCGGACGATCGTGAAGCAGCTCCACCGGGAGCAGTCGGCCGGGTGGGCGTTCCTGGCCCAGATCACGAGCTACCTGCTCCCCCGCAAGGCGGAGCAGCGAACCCGCTTTCACCAGGACCTGATCCGGGCCGGCTACGAGTCTCCCTCGGCCTCGGTCGTCTTTCTTCTGATGCAGATCGTGGCGACGGTCGTCCTGGCTACTGCGGCCGGAATCGGCGCGGGATCTCGCGGATTCTCCTCGACGGACTCCCTTCTCGCCGCGGTCATGGCGGCCTGCGGAGGGTACCTGCTCCCCCGACTCTGGCTCCGCCGGCGGACCCGGGCTCGGCAGCGCGTGCTCAAGCGGTCGCTCCCGGACTTCCTCGACCTCACGGTCACCTGCCTGCAGGGGGGAATGATCTTCGACGCCGCGATCCAGCGGGTCTCGAAAGAGCTCGAACCCGCCCACCCGCTCCTCTCCTATGAACTCGGCCGAGTCCGGCAGGAGATCGAGCTCGGCTCGACCGCCGACCGGGCGCTGCTGACGCTGGCCGAACGGACGAACCTCGACGCGATCCGGTCGCTGGCCCTCGTCTGCCAGCAATCGCGGCGGCTGGGGACCAAGCTCGTCAGCGCCCTGCGGGTCCATTCGGACACGCTCCGCGACCGCCGCGAGAGCGACGCCGAAGAGTCCGCCCAGAAGGCGGCCGTGAAGATCCTGCTCCCGACGCTCCTGTGCCTGTTCCCCTGCGTCTTTGTGATCCTGGCCGGCCCCGCGGCGATCCAGATCACGGAGGAGTTCGGGAAGGCCCGGGCGGAAGAGAGTCGGGACGCGGAGGAGTAG
- a CDS encoding type II secretion system F family protein, translating to MNTTAIILCGMMSVIALGRFVAEAFLGHDRRIRHRIRDAIQSKTPGAAGKSSLFRDWAASQEGSDGLIGRWKQAVEQSGLPITIEQTADFSAAAGILGTLAGYIPSSSFLAAAATGVVALSIPWIVVLIQRKRRTDKFSEQLPEVLDVMSRAVAAGQSVPAALQMVGAECPAPISKEFALCCEQQNLGLPQDTTLRDLARRVPVPELHLLVVALLVQRQCGGSPVEVLSSISDLTRKRIKLSNRVQALTGEGRMQALVLTVLPIAAFIWLWLSQRDYIQVLLDRPWVLLSLIGLQLLGTAWIRRTIQIEY from the coding sequence ATGAACACCACCGCGATCATTCTCTGTGGAATGATGTCCGTGATCGCCCTTGGCCGGTTTGTGGCCGAGGCGTTCCTGGGGCATGACCGGCGGATCCGGCACCGGATCCGCGACGCGATCCAGTCCAAGACCCCCGGCGCCGCCGGAAAGTCCTCGCTGTTCCGGGACTGGGCCGCCTCGCAGGAGGGGAGCGACGGACTCATCGGCCGCTGGAAGCAGGCGGTCGAGCAGTCGGGGCTGCCGATCACGATCGAACAGACGGCCGACTTCTCCGCCGCCGCGGGGATCCTGGGGACGCTCGCGGGGTACATTCCTTCGTCGAGCTTCCTGGCGGCCGCGGCGACGGGAGTCGTCGCGCTGTCGATCCCCTGGATCGTCGTGCTGATTCAGCGGAAGCGGCGGACCGACAAGTTCTCCGAGCAGCTCCCGGAAGTCCTCGACGTCATGAGCCGCGCCGTGGCGGCAGGTCAGTCGGTCCCCGCCGCGCTGCAGATGGTCGGGGCCGAATGCCCGGCACCCATCTCCAAAGAGTTTGCTCTCTGCTGCGAGCAGCAGAACCTCGGCCTTCCCCAGGACACGACGCTGCGGGACCTGGCCCGCCGGGTGCCGGTGCCGGAGCTGCACCTGCTGGTCGTCGCCCTGCTGGTTCAGCGGCAGTGTGGCGGCAGCCCCGTGGAGGTCCTCAGCAGCATCTCCGACCTGACGCGGAAGCGGATCAAGCTGTCGAACCGCGTTCAGGCCCTGACGGGTGAAGGCCGCATGCAGGCCCTCGTCCTGACGGTCCTGCCGATCGCCGCCTTCATCTGGCTGTGGCTCTCCCAGCGGGACTACATCCAGGTCCTCCTCGATCGCCCCTGGGTCCTGCTGTCGCTCATCGGACTGCAGCTCCTGGGCACCGCGTGGATCCGACGAACCATTCAGATTGAGTACTGA
- a CDS encoding CpaF family protein: MFSSDSSTASSSDASGKRESRENRFQRLKQEIHKHLVSAMDLSCATALEDCELRRELRRGIEDLCRFRADLLSEVERERLINEIIDEALGLGPIEPLLRDPTISDILINGPSTVYVERRGRLEHSNVTFHDEQHLVEIVQRIASRVGRRLDEASPMVDARLADGSRVNAIIRPLALDGALVSIRRFGSKRLSAADALSHQSLTREMMEFLAVCVRARLNVVVAGGTGAGKSTMLNMLSAFISPDERIATIEDAAELQLQQPHVARMETRPSNVEGEGAVSARDLVRNALRMRPDRIIIGECRGEEAFDMLQAMTTGHDGSLTTIHANSTRHAVRRLEMLVGMAGYDLPAWFIRELIGSAVHIVIHCVRLPGGQRKVRAISEVTGFDENTIQVQDLFLYEQTGLTADRRSDGQFWATGNRPRCLSALETAGYPLEDSLFERRALSVSSRPSADGPAPAPRGKA, from the coding sequence ATGTTCTCATCCGACTCCTCGACCGCCTCCTCCTCGGACGCCTCCGGAAAGCGGGAGTCGCGGGAGAACCGGTTCCAGCGGCTCAAGCAGGAGATCCACAAGCACCTCGTGAGTGCCATGGACCTCTCCTGTGCCACCGCGCTCGAGGACTGCGAGCTCCGCCGCGAGCTGCGGCGGGGGATCGAAGACCTGTGCCGGTTCCGGGCCGACCTCCTGAGCGAAGTCGAGCGGGAACGGCTCATCAACGAAATCATCGACGAGGCACTGGGCCTTGGCCCGATCGAGCCGCTCCTCCGCGACCCGACGATCTCCGACATCCTCATCAACGGGCCGAGCACCGTTTACGTCGAGCGCCGCGGGCGGCTGGAGCATTCCAACGTCACGTTCCACGACGAGCAGCATCTCGTCGAGATCGTCCAGCGGATCGCCAGCCGGGTCGGCCGCCGGCTCGATGAAGCGAGCCCGATGGTCGATGCCCGGCTCGCCGACGGCAGCCGCGTCAACGCCATCATCCGGCCGCTGGCCCTCGACGGAGCCCTGGTCTCGATCCGCCGTTTCGGATCGAAGCGGCTCTCGGCCGCGGACGCTCTCTCTCATCAGTCGCTCACGCGGGAGATGATGGAGTTCCTCGCCGTCTGCGTCCGGGCGCGGCTCAATGTTGTTGTCGCCGGCGGAACCGGGGCGGGGAAGTCGACGATGCTCAATATGCTCTCCGCCTTCATCTCGCCCGACGAGCGGATCGCGACGATCGAAGACGCCGCCGAACTCCAGCTCCAGCAGCCGCACGTCGCCCGGATGGAGACCCGTCCGTCGAACGTCGAAGGGGAAGGGGCGGTCTCGGCCCGCGATCTCGTCCGCAACGCCCTGCGGATGCGGCCCGACCGGATCATCATCGGCGAGTGCCGCGGCGAAGAGGCGTTCGACATGCTTCAGGCGATGACGACCGGGCACGACGGCAGCCTGACGACGATCCACGCCAACAGCACCCGGCACGCCGTGCGGCGGCTGGAGATGCTCGTCGGAATGGCGGGGTACGACCTTCCCGCCTGGTTCATCCGCGAGCTGATCGGCTCCGCGGTCCACATCGTGATCCACTGCGTCCGGCTGCCCGGGGGGCAGCGGAAGGTGCGGGCGATCTCGGAAGTGACCGGGTTCGATGAGAACACCATTCAGGTCCAGGACCTGTTCCTGTACGAGCAGACCGGCCTGACCGCCGACCGCCGGAGCGACGGGCAGTTCTGGGCCACCGGGAACCGCCCGCGGTGTCTGTCGGCGCTGGAGACCGCGGGGTATCCGCTCGAGGACTCGCTCTTCGAGCGGCGGGCGCTCTCCGTCTCCTCCCGGCCTTCCGCTGACGGCCCCGCTCCTGCCCCGCGAGGGAAAGCATGA
- a CDS encoding CpaE family protein yields MIATENPVTASKLRKALAARGHDCPITHVVPLEGGDLAIAALPRKPDLLLVVLPTDEARGVRIVQKLRPSCPGRLVAVGVATDARRILDLLHAGADDFLDEDADTNKQLSASLERLAGQMTAGGTGAALAVAAASGGSGASLLAASLSILVARRHESCGLIDLASQFGDLSALLNLAPRHTLAELVRHEEMLDQEMLTQSLTPHDSGIRMIAAPATEEDYLAITGSALDRIVQFCRRLFPWTVIDLGTQLAGRASLLRSCEKILVPFRLEFASLCNTRRLLDDWDRRQIDLDRVVLVANRCSQAGELPRAKVATLLGRPVEVWLPDEPLTANLSVNCGVPVVDENPQAELTREIRQLAQGVFGNMVDPQAEPAEAVAESRHLWSRLKFFPRIAGMVF; encoded by the coding sequence GTGATTGCCACTGAAAATCCCGTCACCGCCAGCAAGCTCCGGAAAGCGCTGGCAGCCCGCGGACACGACTGCCCGATCACGCACGTCGTCCCGCTCGAAGGGGGGGACCTCGCCATTGCGGCCCTCCCCCGCAAACCGGACCTGCTCCTCGTCGTCCTGCCGACGGACGAGGCCCGCGGGGTCCGGATCGTCCAGAAACTGCGTCCCTCTTGTCCGGGCCGGCTGGTGGCGGTCGGCGTCGCCACCGACGCCCGCCGGATTCTCGACCTCCTCCACGCCGGCGCGGACGACTTCCTCGACGAAGACGCCGACACGAACAAACAGCTCTCCGCCTCCCTCGAACGCCTCGCGGGCCAGATGACCGCCGGCGGAACCGGAGCGGCCCTGGCCGTCGCCGCGGCGTCCGGCGGCAGCGGGGCGAGCCTCCTGGCGGCGAGCCTGTCGATCCTCGTCGCCCGCCGACACGAATCCTGCGGACTGATCGACCTCGCCTCGCAGTTCGGCGACCTCTCGGCCCTCCTCAACCTCGCCCCGCGGCACACGCTGGCGGAACTGGTCCGCCACGAGGAGATGCTCGATCAGGAAATGCTGACCCAGTCGCTCACGCCCCACGACTCCGGCATCCGGATGATCGCCGCTCCCGCGACCGAAGAAGACTACCTGGCCATCACCGGGTCCGCCCTCGACCGGATCGTGCAGTTCTGCCGCCGGCTCTTCCCCTGGACGGTGATCGACCTGGGGACGCAGCTCGCCGGCCGGGCGTCGCTGCTTCGCTCCTGCGAAAAGATCCTCGTCCCGTTCCGACTCGAGTTCGCCTCGCTGTGCAACACGCGGCGACTCCTCGACGACTGGGACCGCCGCCAGATCGATCTCGACCGCGTGGTCCTCGTCGCGAACCGCTGCTCCCAGGCGGGCGAGCTCCCGCGGGCCAAGGTTGCGACGCTCCTCGGCCGGCCCGTGGAAGTCTGGCTCCCGGACGAGCCGCTGACGGCCAACCTCTCCGTGAACTGCGGGGTACCGGTGGTCGACGAAAATCCGCAGGCGGAACTGACCCGGGAGATCCGGCAGCTCGCCCAGGGAGTCTTTGGAAACATGGTCGACCCCCAGGCCGAACCGGCCGAGGCGGTCGCCGAATCGCGGCACCTGTGGTCGCGACTGAAGTTCTTTCCCCGGATCGCGGGGATGGTCTTCTGA